A genomic stretch from Helianthus annuus cultivar XRQ/B chromosome 1, HanXRQr2.0-SUNRISE, whole genome shotgun sequence includes:
- the LOC110892730 gene encoding RNA-binding protein cabeza-like, producing the protein MGSGVVTKPEDLKRFQGTQGKSASAEIVSGIPSWIHRKSPQVPEVGSKEKPNGVKTSSGVVGGNSGGGGAKENGGGGGVKRNVKEGGNGGGNGGGGNGGGGNGGGE; encoded by the exons atggggtcgggggtcgtgacaaaaCCTGAGGACTTGAAGAGGTTTCAAGGCACTCAGGGAAAATCAGCATCTGCGGAAATTGTTTCCGGT ATCCCTTCATGGATCCACCGCAAGTCCCCACAGGTGCCTGAAGTCGGCAGCAAAGAGAAACCCAATGGGGTTAAAACTAGTAGTGGGGTGGTAGGGGGAAACAGTGGTGGTGGAGGTGCCAAAGAAaacggtggtggtggaggtgtcAAAAGAAATGTTAAAGAAGGTGGGAACGGTGGTGGCAATGGCGGTGGTGGCAATGGCGGTGGCGGCAATGGTGGTGGGGAATAG
- the LOC110936419 gene encoding uncharacterized protein LOC110936419 isoform X1, with protein MVHLRSRLGVVRLMLPFGSGYLSVQFWLRFGVGSKTVRYGSNYLFDVFESINRVSSAGSGLVSVPSNLVNISQHSQGWSTSGSVLGSGQIGQIRVTSVFHPPNLLRSSTFGIIGRLSNLVD; from the exons ATGGTTCATCTCAGATCCAGACTCGGTGTTGTTCGGCTCATGCTTCCGTTCGGTTCAGGTTATCTTTCAGTTCAGTTTTGGTTACGGTTCGGAGTCGGGTCAAAGACGGTTCGATACGGTTCAAATTACTTGTTCGATGTTTTCGAGTCAATAAACCGGGTCAGCTCAG CAGGTTCGGGCCTTGTTTCGGTTCCGTCAAATCTGGTCAACATAAGTCAACACAGTCAAGGTTGGTCAACCTCAGGCTCGGTGTTGGGTTCGGGTCAAATTGGTCAGATTCG ggtgacctcaGTGTTCCATCCTCCTAATCTCTTACGCTCGTCAACTTTtgggataatcggaagacttagcaattta gttgactaa
- the LOC110936419 gene encoding uncharacterized protein LOC110936419 isoform X2: MVHLRSRLGVVRLMLPFGSGYLSVQFWLRFGVGSKTVRYGSNYLFDVFESINRVSSGSGLVSVPSNLVNISQHSQGWSTSGSVLGSGQIGQIRVTSVFHPPNLLRSSTFGIIGRLSNLVD, from the exons ATGGTTCATCTCAGATCCAGACTCGGTGTTGTTCGGCTCATGCTTCCGTTCGGTTCAGGTTATCTTTCAGTTCAGTTTTGGTTACGGTTCGGAGTCGGGTCAAAGACGGTTCGATACGGTTCAAATTACTTGTTCGATGTTTTCGAGTCAATAAACCGGGTCAGCTCAG GTTCGGGCCTTGTTTCGGTTCCGTCAAATCTGGTCAACATAAGTCAACACAGTCAAGGTTGGTCAACCTCAGGCTCGGTGTTGGGTTCGGGTCAAATTGGTCAGATTCG ggtgacctcaGTGTTCCATCCTCCTAATCTCTTACGCTCGTCAACTTTtgggataatcggaagacttagcaattta gttgactaa
- the LOC110892664 gene encoding glycine, alanine and asparagine-rich protein-like → MTGKKRNPISEIDEIQSALRAAKAATVAAQAAAEKVAAQAAADKAAVAATTAAVAAAAELKAKAEAGIITLTLSGKPEDLNRFRFQGTQVKAPSAEIVSGLSWASAMASLNYIANKIIRRKSPQVPEVSKEKPNGVKTNGGVGGNGGGGAAKENNGGGGGVKENGGGGGVKGGGNGGGNGGGNGGGNGGGGE, encoded by the coding sequence ATGACCGGCAAGAAAAGAAACCCGATCTCTGAAATCGATGAAATCCAATCTGCTCTTAGGGCCGCCAAAGCGGCAACGGTTGCCGCACAGGCAGCTGCGGAGAAAGTCGCCGCACAGGCGGCGGCGGACAAAGCCGCTGTGGCGGCTACGACGGCggcggtggcggcggcggcggagTTGAAAGCAAAAGCTGAGGCTGGGATTATCACCTTGACTTTGAGTGGTAAACCTGAGGACTTGAATAGGTTTAGGTTTCAAGGCACTCAGGTCAAAGCACCATCTGCTGAAATTGTGTCGGGTTTATCTTGGGCGAGTGCTATGGCATCATTAAACTACATCGCTAACAAGATCATCCGCCGCAAGTCCCCTCAGGTGCCTGAAGTGAGCAAGGAGAAACCCAATGGGGTTAAAACGAATGGTGGGGTAGGGGgaaatggtggtggtggagcTGCCAAAGAAAACaacggtggtggtggaggtgtcAAAGAAaacggtggtggtggaggtgtcAAAGGAGGTGGGAATGGTGGCGGCAACGGAGGTGGGAATGGTGGCGgcaatggtggtggtggggaaTAG